The Cyclobacteriaceae bacterium DNA segment CTTAGCGGTATAGGCATAGGGTTCGGCCTGCCGGGCATAACGTACAGCCCGGCAAGCTTAACATTGGGCCGCCTTATGCCTGAGCTTGGCCGCGCTCACAGGTTGCTTAACCGCCCTGCGGCAAGACAAATGCTCCGGTATTCAGTTGTTGGCTCCGGCCATTTTATCTTTCATAATAACTCAATTCATGAAACCTTTATGAATGAATACCACAACACTCTCGGGTATCCGCAGCAAGGGGGTATTCGTAACATCGTTTTAGCCAGCGGGTCGGAGTGCGGTACAGATCAGGGGTTTGCACCCCATGCTGAGTTTATAAATTTTTCGGAAAGCTTCAAATTAAAATACTGGATAAACCTGGTAGGCAACCTGCTCTCTCCGCTTGCCCTGCTTACAACCTACCCGCAACTTGCCATAGGCGGAAATATCCTTACCACCCGCACGGACGTTAAAGCACAGTTCATTGTCAATGCGTTGCCTGACCAGTCGGCCCAGCGGGTTTATAAAGGAAAATTGTGGGTTAAAAGAAAAATCTTGTTCGTGATCAATACTAACACCACACTTTTTGACAAAGAGTTTCATTCACTCGCTTCATACCTGCCGCTTGATAACAACAGTGGGGGAATTTATGACATTGCCGCGTTTGAGATTCCCGCTGCATTTGCAGATATGTTTTCCATTACGCGGTTTTCCTTTATTCCTACTTTCAGCGCACTGGATGTTGGAGGTGGGCAACAATCCATTACGCTGAATGATATTACCCGAAGTTACTCCCCCTCGGCACCGCCAGCAGCACCTAAAAATGTTGTGGCCGCAAACTTCTTCTCAAACCCAACAGAGGCGGGATTCTCAAATCAAATTCATACGCGGATAACGCTTCGAAATGGGCGTTGGCTTTTTCAGGAAATTATTGGCCAACCCGCTTTTTTTAGTTGTGCGTACGTATGTGCAGATCCATCTATCGGGGCTACCATTGCAGGTACAGACGTTCTTTGCACCACTAACTCTGGTTTTACCCTGAATAATCCTCCAACAGGTGCTTCGATAACATGGGCTGCCACTCCGGCTGGCTTATTTGCAACAACCGGAGGAGCATCTTCTTCCGGAGACGGAACAACTGCCGCACTGCGTGCTGCAACAACCTCAACCACCGGACAAGGCAGTATTACTTTTACGATACCAGGAGGTTGTGGTGTTTTGCCAATAACAAAAAATGTTTGGGTTGGCACTCGCAAACCTACAGGATTCATCAGCGTAGTTGTCGACCCCTGGCTGGGACGTATTAAGGCTATGGTTGACCCTGTTCCGGATGCATCCGGATATCAATGGTATCGCGATGGCATTTTATATACCGGCCCAGGTCAAAATAGTGATTATGTTACTATGCCAATACCAAGAAATAATTGTTCAATAATGAATTACAGCGTTGGTGTTAAAGCGATGAACGCCTGCGGTATTTCTGCAACATATTCAGAAATACACTTCAATCCGTGTTATCAGGGGGGATTTTATTACAGCTATTTTCCGAATCCAGCATCAGAAATACTTACTATTGAAAAAAGTAGTCTAATAAGTACCGAGATTAGCCAATTAAGTTTAACCATCAATGAAAAAATTCAAAACAATCATTCTTACAAACTTTACGATCTCGCCACCAACTCAGTCGTGTTTGAAGGAATTCTATTTGATAAAACCGAAATTGATGTAATCGGTCTTAACAAAGGAAGGTATCTACTAAAGATAAGTATAGATAAAGACAAGGAAGAATCACATCACATAATCATCAACTAAAAAAATTCTATCCTTAAACATAATTGCCTCCATATAGATTGCCGGTAGTACCGGCAATCTATATATTTGCCCGAATCTCAAAGTCGGTGTCAAAAAAAAATCATATAACTCCTGGGACTTATAGAAGTTGGATTGAACAAGAAATTCAACACCACAATTTTGGAAACGAACCCGCTTCCCTATACGAACCGATCCGCTACCTGATGAACATTGGGGGCAAACGCATGCGCCCGCTGCTGGTGTTACTGGGTTATTCGCTCTTTAAAAAATCTGTGAAGCAGGCTGTGCCCTATGCAGTGGCCTTAGAAGCCTTTCACAACTTCACGTTGATGCATGACGACATCATGGATAATGCTCCGCTGCGCAGGGGAAATGTTACCGTGCACGAAAAATGGAATGTGAACACGGCCATTCTTTCCGGAGATGTGATGCTGGTAAAGGTGTACAACATGTTCTTGTCGCTGAAACCGGAAACGTTGAAGCCGGTACTGAAAGCGTTTAACACCTGTGCAGCTGAAGTGTGCGAAGGGCAGCAATGGGACATGGAATTTGAAACCCTGAATCAGGTAACCGTAGAACAATACATCTACATGATTCGTCAGAAGACTGCCGTGCTATTGGGTTTCAGCCTCGAGTTGGGCGGCATGTTGGCAGGCGCCTCCAAAACCGATTGCAAGGCGTTGCGTGAATTTGGGATCAACATCGGCATTGGTTTTCAGTTGATGGATGATTTACTGGATGCATATGCCGATCCAAAAAAATTTGGCAAGCAGGTAGGTGGTGACATTATTGCGAACAAAAAAACTTTTTTACTGATTACTGCGCTTGAACGCGCCAACAAGCAACAACGTGCTGAGCTTCAGCAGTGGTTGCAGGCAAAGAAATTTAACAAGCAGGCCAAGGTCAAAGCAGTTAAGCAGATTTTTAATGAACTTCAGATTCCTGAATTAACCGAAGGCAAAATCAAACTATACTTTAAGAAAGGGTTTAAACAACTGGAAAAAGTTGGCGGAAACAAAACTGCAAAAAAAGTATTAAAAGCTTTTACGGAAGAGTTGATCGCCCGACAATCCTGATTACTCCTCTTCACAATCATCCCAACATTCGCGGCAGGGTTGTTGAACAACCACGTACCGATCTACAATGGACTCATGCGCCATCAATACCGGTTGCTCGTCCAAGCCAAACAAAAACCATCCCGCTAACGGATCGTTGTCGTCTTCCCATTGCATGAAATAGGTTTTGGTCGCGTTCTCATCCTGATCGTGAACATCAAGCACCACACGACCAGCCTCATCCATGTAAAAAGATTTGATCAGTGCAAACGAAGCATCCTGTCCCCAGCCGATCATCAGCGTATCGCTGTTTACCTGTAACATCATATTATCGGCATCGCACGGGCGAAAGATGATGTAAGAACCATCTTCCCGTTCAGTGAGTTGTTGCCACTCGCCCTGTAAATCATCCAGGCTAATGGATGCGGTTGATTCTTGTTCATCTGAAGATTGGCCTTGATCTGCTTGCTCTTTGTTTGATGGTGAACAAGCCAGAGCCAAGAGGGTGAGGAGGGTCGGATAAAGCTTTTGCATAGTTAAAGGTAGCGAATTCTACGTTTTACAATTTTGCGAAAATCAACCTCGCTCAAAATTAAGGATTCTGGTCTTTGCAGTTTTATGTTGAATTTTTCTCGCAAAGCACGCCAAGTTTCCGCAAAGCGCGCTAAGTAAATATCGTTGTAAAATGCTCGCCTATTTTTTTCCGAGAATAAGTTGTTTCGGCTAACTGGCGGGCATTTTGCTGAAAGTTTTTTAAACGCGCTGAATCCGTAAGAAATGGCTTTAGCTGATTAACTAAATCTGCCGGATTTCTTGGGTCAACAGCTATGCCACAAACGTGTTGCAAAAGTTCATGCTTCATCCATCCACCAACATTAACAATCATTAATTTTCCGGCCGCCAGGCCATCAAAATATTTATTCGGTGAGCCAGTCTCCAACACCGGTAAATTTCTGTAGCTCACCACTGCAGCATCGGCAACATTCAACACCTCACGCACTGCTTCACGCTTAAGAAACCCGGTTAACAAAATGTTGGTGAGTTTTTTATCCATGATCATGCCCTGTAGTTCGTCATGCATTTTTCCATCTCCACAAATCAAAAAATGAAGACTCAGGTTTTCTTCCTGCGCGTATTGTGCGCTGTGGACTATGTACTCCAATCCATTTGCCAAACCCAATGTACCGATGTAGGCAACGACAAATTTGCCTTGAACACCAAAACGTTGTTCAAGTTCGGGTCGCTTGGTTTCAGGTTTGTAAAATTCCGTGTCCGCCATATTCGGAATCTGATGTACTTTTTTTCCGGATGCCGTTTTTTCAATCGCCTCCTGTATGGGTTGCGACAAGGCAACTACTGCAATGGATTTTTTATAAATGAGTCCTTCCAGTTTGTAAAGTATCGCTTTCAGTACCGGATTTTTAATGAAGCCCATCTGTACCGGGGCTTCCGGCCACAGGTCGCCCACTTCAAAATAATAGGGAATGTTATACCGGAGTTTGATCCACATGGCAGCAAGACCAGTGGTAAGAGGCGTTGAAATGGCATACACCATATCCGCATCGCGAAAGTTGCCGGCATATTTCACAATGTGCCATACGAACAACCAGAATGAATAAATCCGTTTAAAGAACCCGTACCGGTTGTTGTAATCCACCGGCAGGTAGTGAATTTCAATTCCTTCAGAAGTAATGGTTTTGATGTTGGAGGCATTGTGTGTGGTGATGACCACCACCTCCATACCTTTTTCCACCAATGCGTTGGCCAGGTAGTAGGAACGAATAGCACCCCCTGAAGCAGGTGTATTGTAAAACTGGTGGATCAGCAGAACTTTCACGAAGCAAATAAATCATTCCATTAACAGTTGACAAGGCCTGGCTGGCAAATCGCGCAAAGCCAACAGCAAGCCCTGTCAACTACTAATGAAAGTCATTGCTTTACCGGAGAGGTGCTTTTGGAATAACTCAGGATGTTCAGAACCGTTTTGGCAGATGGTTCCACGTGCGAAGCGTCCATTTCTTTTTTAATGGCCAGCATACTCGTGTACATCGCCCGAAGTTCGGTGTCGGTCAGCAGGGCTTTGTCAATCTCCCGCTCCTCCTTCTCCGTAGTCTCGTGGTATAAATACCTGATCAGGTCGTGTTGGGTAAACGTCTTTATCATAGGCAAGCTGGTTTGTATACATTTTTTTTCTCAGGTTAATGAGTGCGTAACGCATCCTGCCCAAAGCTGTGTTAATGCTTACCCCGGTGCGATCGGCAATTTCCTGAAAACTCATTTTCAGGTAATGCCTCATAATCAACACCTGTTTCTGCTCAGTTGGCAACTCTTTGATCAATCCGCGAAGTCTGGATTTGTTGTCTTGCATGATCTGCTTCGACTCCATTGACTCTTCGGAGAAATCCATTGAGTTGAACAATCGGCTCCCATCTTCCAACACGATTTCCGGATGTCGTTTGTTTTTCCGGAAATGATCTATGGCCAGGTTATGCGCAATGCGACTGATCCATGGTAAGAATTTG contains these protein-coding regions:
- a CDS encoding sigma-70 family RNA polymerase sigma factor; the encoded protein is MIENRSSDSELVSRYQNGNEGAFEVLLHRHKSRLYTAIYLIVRDRYVAEDLLQETFIKAINTIRSGRYNEEGKFLPWISRIAHNLAIDHFRKNKRHPEIVLEDGSRLFNSMDFSEESMESKQIMQDNKSRLRGLIKELPTEQKQVLIMRHYLKMSFQEIADRTGVSINTALGRMRYALINLRKKMYTNQLAYDKDVYPTRPDQVFIPRDYGEGGAGD
- a CDS encoding polyprenyl synthetase family protein, whose protein sequence is MSKKNHITPGTYRSWIEQEIQHHNFGNEPASLYEPIRYLMNIGGKRMRPLLVLLGYSLFKKSVKQAVPYAVALEAFHNFTLMHDDIMDNAPLRRGNVTVHEKWNVNTAILSGDVMLVKVYNMFLSLKPETLKPVLKAFNTCAAEVCEGQQWDMEFETLNQVTVEQYIYMIRQKTAVLLGFSLELGGMLAGASKTDCKALREFGINIGIGFQLMDDLLDAYADPKKFGKQVGGDIIANKKTFLLITALERANKQQRAELQQWLQAKKFNKQAKVKAVKQIFNELQIPELTEGKIKLYFKKGFKQLEKVGGNKTAKKVLKAFTEELIARQS
- a CDS encoding glycosyltransferase family 4 protein, producing MKVLLIHQFYNTPASGGAIRSYYLANALVEKGMEVVVITTHNASNIKTITSEGIEIHYLPVDYNNRYGFFKRIYSFWLFVWHIVKYAGNFRDADMVYAISTPLTTGLAAMWIKLRYNIPYYFEVGDLWPEAPVQMGFIKNPVLKAILYKLEGLIYKKSIAVVALSQPIQEAIEKTASGKKVHQIPNMADTEFYKPETKRPELEQRFGVQGKFVVAYIGTLGLANGLEYIVHSAQYAQEENLSLHFLICGDGKMHDELQGMIMDKKLTNILLTGFLKREAVREVLNVADAAVVSYRNLPVLETGSPNKYFDGLAAGKLMIVNVGGWMKHELLQHVCGIAVDPRNPADLVNQLKPFLTDSARLKNFQQNARQLAETTYSRKKIGEHFTTIFT